In one Watersipora subatra chromosome 6, tzWatSuba1.1, whole genome shotgun sequence genomic region, the following are encoded:
- the LOC137398499 gene encoding discoidin domain-containing receptor 2-like, with the protein MDWRVSLVILAVIGSFGQVMGNCPGDPPALGMKSGEIKNSSLTSSSALPGHEAIFGRLDSENNRWAWCPANPIDIDSYEWIQVDFEEMVTISLVQIGGEFNDGEGTKFVTKLRIEYQRGEDDGWQQWSLGNIQEFDGITNARDSKYLQTNSKLLATRVRIIPISDVRREACLRLEFFGCRRNGVASYSAPQGDTRSDLYNFIDTDYDRKSGPNGWPDGRLTGGLGLLTNMRNGGDPFNATASDWLGWSNDVHSNVELIFEMDHLRNISYVKFYTYNNFERDVRAFTKATIYVSTGDSAMPSEPFMVFDYPRENIIYRRFNTIRFGHVLARFMKIVLEFDAKWIMISEVEFGSEIVSGQYLTTAATTRPAPVTSATTRKATTTPAASAQDVTLPFIPRVVESTTSGAEVIVNANPTTSPENANLLVVDVSLIGIIVGSCLGAILVVIFIIIGCCIYQRRKMSSTPSDASAESSTTTSIPPVHKTQHGENSEYDLPWGSRPLPHPPPNGATMQSSGYASDSNGWPPYASIPVDQYSQQLTPISPACLHHYMTSGGILTLPGIHHNRHQCDRSNNTMPNALNGTLMPMNIKNSDGNQYDLVQQEMSPYDSSNYRATPTVPLPNIQSSTGSSVYGVPSNSLLDHEIPRIPYESLRLLEKIGSGQYGEVHLCQMTVQQEDGEQTKLVAMKKLQSTAGELTKSDFMREIKIMSKLRHPNIIQVLGICSDSANSSCVVTEYMSKGDLNQVLQNHVPEGTALLNKPPLSQSTLLYITTQIALGMSYLEQLNVTHRDLAARNCLVGDNYQVKISDFGMSRNLYSKQYYKVEGRVVLPIRWMAWESVLLGKFTTMSDVWSFGVTLWEIFSFAREQPFMRLSDDDVISNCMNYYNNKMADVIVLPQPSQCSKKIYELMLACWNHDDFNRPTFENITTFLRGSPLGQPMLLRDQKMSMTRLTTC; encoded by the exons taaTGGGAAATTGCCCAGGAGATCCGCCAGCACTTGGTATGAAATCAGGGGAGATCAAAAACTCTTCGCTTACTAGCAGCTCCGCTCTGCCAGGTCATGAGGCTATCTTTGGAAGGTTAGATTCAGAAAACAACCGCTGGGCCTGGTGTCCCGCCAATCCTATAGACATAGACAGCTATGAGTGGATCCAG GTCGACTTTGAAGAGATGGTGACAATCTCGCTTGTGCAAATCGGAGGTGAATTTAACGATGGGGAAGGAACAAAATTTGTCACCAAGCTTAGGATCGAGTATCAGAGAGGAGAAGACGATGGCTGGCAGCAGTGGAGCCTTGGCAATATTCAG GAATTCGATGGAATCACAAATGCAAGAGATAGTAAATATCTTCAAACAAACTCCAAGCTCTTGGCGACCAGAGTGAGGATAATTCCCATCTCTGATGTGAGGAGGGAAGCGTGTCTCAGACTCGAGTTCTTCGGCTGCCGTAGAAACGGGGTGGCATCTTATAGCGCTCCTCAAG GAGATACTCGAAGTGACCTCTACAACTTTATTGATACTGACTATGATAGAAAAAGTGGACCCAATGGTTGGCCAGATGGGAGACTTACTGGAGGACTag GTTTATTAACAAACATGAGAAACGGAGGTGATCCGTTCAACGCAACCGCATCTGATTGGTTGGGCTGGAGCAATGATGTTCACAGTAACGTAGAACTTATCTTTGAGATGGATCACCTGAGGAACATATCTTATGTCAAGTTCTATACCTACAATAATTTCGAACGAGATGTCAGG GCATTCACGAAAGCGACAATCTATGTATCAACAGGAGACTCAGCGATGCCAAGTGAGCCCTTCATGGTGTTCGACTATCCTCGTGAAAACATCATCTACAGGCGATTTAATACTATACGCTTCGGACATGTCCTAGCGAGATTTATGAAG ATAGTTCTCGAGTTTGATGCAAAGTGGATAATGATCAGTGAAGTCGAGTTTGGATCTGAGATTGTGAGTGGTCAGTATCTTACTACTGCTGCAACTACTCGACCAGCTCCGGTCACGAGCGCTACTACTAGGAAGGCCACGACCACTCCTGCAGCTTCTGCTCAAGACGTCACCTTGCCTTTTATCCCACGAG TTGTAGAGAGCACAACTTCAGGAGCTGAGGTCATAGTCAATGCCAACCCGACTACCAGTCCAGAAAACGCCAATCTGCTAGTAGTGGACGTCTCTCTTATTG GTATCATCGTTGGCAGCTGCCTGGGAGCAATTCTTGTCGTGATATTCATTATTATTGGATGCTGTATCTACCAGCGGCGAAAAATGTCATCAACCCCAAGCGATGCAAGTGCTGAAAGTAGCACGACCACATCCATACCTCCAGTGCATAAGACCCAACATGGAGAGAACTCG GAGTACGACCTACCTTGGGGAAGTAGACCTCTGCCACACCCACCACCAAACGGTGCCACAATGCAGTCTAGTGGCTATGCCTCCGACAGCAATGGCTGGCCTCCGTATGCGTCTATACCAGTAGACCAGTACAGTCAGCAGTTGACCCCGATTTCTCCCGCATGTCTCCACCATTACATGACCTCTGGGGGAATCCTTACGCTTCCTGGAATACATCACAATAGACATCAATGCGACAGATCTAATAATACAATGCCTAATGCTCTCAATGGCACTCTGATGCCTATGAATATAAAA AACTCAGATGGAAATCAGTACGACTTGGTTCAACAAGAGATGTCTCCGTATGACAGCTCAAATTACAGAGCCACGCCGACTGTCCCTCTTCCCAATATACAAAGTAGTACAGGAAGCTCAGTCTATGGCGTTCCATCAAACTCTCTCCTTGACCATGAGATCCCGAGAATTCCTTATGAGAGCCTACGACTGCTCGAAAAAATTGGCTCAG GTCAGTACGGAGAGGTCCACTTGTGTCAAATGACCGTCCAGCAAGAAGATGGAGAACAGACAAAATTAGTGGCTATGAAGAAGCTACAGTCGACCGCTGGTGAACTCACCAAGTCCGACTTCATGAGAGAAATAAAAATCATGAGCAAACTGAGACACCCAAACATCATACAG GTCTTGGGCATCTGCTCGGACTCAGCAAATTCCTCTTGTGTGGTGACGGAATATATGTCTAAGGGAGACCTCAACCAGGTGCTACAGAATCATGTCCCCGAAGGAACAGCCCTGCTTAACAAACCGCCCCTTAGTCAGTCCACACTTCTATACATCACAACACAAATAGCGCTAGGCATGAG TTATTTGGAGCAATTAAATGTCACTCACAGAGATTTAGCCGCTCGAAACTGTCTGGTAGGAGACAACTACCAAGTAAAAATCTCTGACTTTGGAATGTCCAGGAATCTCTACAGTAAACAATATTACAAG GTGGAGGGCCGAGTGGTGCTGCCAATACGGTGGATGGCTTGGGAAAGTGTGCTTTTAGGAAAGTTCACAACCATGTCGGATGTCTGGTCCTTCGGCGTGACTCTCTGGGAAATATTCTCTTTTGCTCGAGAGCAGCCATTTATGCGACTCTCAGATGATGATGTCATATCTAACTGCAtgaactattataataacaagaTGGCTGACGTTATAGTGCTTCCACAGCCATCACAGTGCTCAAAGAAG ATCTACGAATTAATGCTAGCGTGCTGGAATCACGATGACTTTAACAGACCTACATTCGAGAACATCACAACATTCCTTAGAGGGTCTCCTCTCGGTCAGCCGATGTTATTGAGAGATCAAAAGATGTCCATGACACGACTCACTACCTGCTGA